AGGAGCTACTCTAAAAGTTTTAGATAAAGATATTGATACAGGAACAGCTATCGGTAAATTCTTTTTAACTATAATTGGAGCAGTTGCAGAATTAGAAAGGGAAAATATCAATCAAAGAGTTAGAGAAGGTGTTGCCATTGCTAAGGCTGAAGGAAAATACAAAGGAAGAAAAAAAGGCAGCATAGAATTAAAAGGTGATAGCTTAAATAGATTTAAAATGTTTTATAATAAGGGATTCAATAAAACTGAGTTGTCAAAAGAGTTTGGTGTTCCAAGAGCTACTATTTATAGATGGGAAAAGGTTCTTAAAGAAAGAGGAGAATTATAATAAAATAATAATGGAGATATATTATGGAAAATAACGAAATAAAGGATTTAGATATTCAAGGTAATTATAGTTATATCAGGGGTCCCGTCCATGCCCGTCAACCTAAGAATTTAAAGATATTTTTAAATAGCTCTAACATTTAAGTTAAAGACCAAATTAAATGTTAGCAGAACGGTTTCTATATTTTTTTGTATACTAAAAAATATAGGAAACAATTCCCTAAATTTTTGCAAATATTTTAATAATTTTATTTTTATGATGCTATTTTTTCAATTTTAAGCAAGTCTAATTTTATTATTTTTAGAATATCTAGGGGAATTTTTTTATTATTCTTTCTTGATTTTAAATAGGGAGTAACATTTGTTGTTGTTTTGATGGATTTAACTCCAATATTTTGCTTTGCTATTTTTAGTGTTGAGTTGGATATTCCCATCTCTTTTAGTCTGAGCAGTGAGCCGTTGCCAGCAAGCACTTCAGCCGCCGAGGTGTCACTGTAGTGTAAATACCTGCACTTCAAAGGGCGTTGTATAGCTTTCGATCTTTGCTTGATAAACTTCTCGAGTTATGACCAGGCTACCATTAGAAAACTGGTTGCTTTTAAAATATTTTTCTTCTGCCTTAAAGATATTCTCATTAAAAAAAAACTCACATGCATAGATGCCTTTAGGTATAATCATAAAATCACTGGTTAGTACATCAGGCTTATTAACCTCTAAAAAAATAAAACTTTCATTTCCTTTTTTGTGGAAGTGTCTTAAAATACCATGATTGTATGTAATTTTTAAATTATAACTTTTTGATTTTTGATACAGATTAGTTATCTGTGTAATAAAATTACTCATATCTGTACAATTATGATTCCATGGTTTTACAAGAAAAAATCGCTCATTATAGTTATGTGAGTATTGTTTTATATGGTTATTAATTTCTTGATTTACTGTAAGATATTTAGAAGCACTTTCGATATTACATAAGTTTCTGGTCAACTCTGCAATTTTTTGTTGAGTAATTACCCTACCATCGGCAATAATATTTTCCACATCAATAACATTATTTTCTTTAATGTAGTTATGAAAATTTTTAAGGGGAATATCTAAGCCAATGCAAAAGCAGATTAAATCTACAATTATAAGCTGATGGGGTTTGTAATATCGATAACCTGTTTCTTTATTTATATACGCTGGCACTAGTATACCAAGATCAGCATAATAGCGTAGTGATTTCACGCTAACCCCCTTTAGTTTAGATACATCTCCTATTGTTAAATATTCCTTCATTCAATCCTCCAACTCTATTGACTCTGCCATTATGGTATAGTTTATACTTTGTATTATAACATATATATAGAGTACCGTAAATATTAGGAGGTTATGATGACCAATAATAAACAATTTTATAATTATGTAATACCATCTATTGGTTCCATGTTGGTAATAGGACTATATTTTGTAGTCGATGGTATGTTTGTAGGTAGAGGTGTTGGCATTAATGGATTGGCTGCTGTAAATTTAGCTACACCCTTTATATCAATTTTAACATCCGTTACCATGATGATTACAATGGGAGGAGCAACAATAGCTTCGATTTATTTAGGGATGACTGAGCACAAAAAAGCAAATAATACTTTTAATACCAGTATGCAATTAACAATATTGTTTGCAACTGCAATGAGTATCATAAGCATATTTTTTTCGACTAAAATTGCACAAATGCTAGGAGCAAGTCAGATTTTAGTAAATGATACAGCGATTTATATTAAATATTATGTGGCATTTGGAATCTTTTTTTGTAGTTCCATGACTCTATCAGCATTTGTTAGAAATGACGGAAATCCTAATCTTGCCTTTTGGGGAATGATAATAGGTGCACTTAGTAATATCTTTTTAGATTGGTTATTTATTTTCCCTTTTCAAATGGGTTTAATTGGTGCTGCAATTGCCTCAGGGCTAGGGCAACTATTATCATGTTTAATACTTTTAACACATTTTATTTTTAAGAAAGGAGTGCTTAGGTTTGCAATACCTATTAAAGAAAAGGGTCTTATAACGCAAATAATCAAGGTTGGAACCCCAGAATTTATTACGCAATCAGGGCGATCGATTACAGTTCTTTGCTATAACTTAGTGGTGCTAGATATGTTGGGTGAAATTGGGTTATCGGCATTTTCTGTTATTTCCTATCTAATTATTATTATTATCGCATTATTTTTAGGAGTTGCACAAGGTATTCAACCATTATTGAGTCGTAGTTTTGGACAAAATGAGAAAGCAAAAGAAACTTTTTTCTTTAGGAAAGGGTTAAAGCTTAATATTTTGCTATCTTTAATCATATATATCATTATGATTTTTTTTGGAGAAAATATAATCAGTTTATTTAATAGTGACTCTGAGATGATTAGAATAGCATATAACTGCATTATTATTTATGGAGGTTCATTTGTATTTGCAGCCATAAATATCGTTTATACAACTTACTTTCTTGCTACAAAAAGAACAATGCCAGCTATTGTAATTGCAATATTAAGAAGTGTTGTTTTCAATACTATTTTTATATTTTTAATGCCAACACTATTGGGCAAACAAGGTATTTGGCTTGGAATCATAGTTGTAGAAGTTTTCGTAATGATAGTCAGTCTAGTATGGTACAAAAAAATTTTACTAATAAAGACTTCTAAGCAAATGTTAAATTGGAGCTACCAAAGCAAATCTTAATAACAACGCTAAGGATTAAAAAACAAGTCTATTAAAACATTTTGATTTTTGAGACAATCTTTAAAATTCTAGTTTTTTAAGAACAAAAAATCCTATAACCTTAATAAAATAAAAGGTTTATATGGTGTTTTAAAAAACCTTAGCATTGTTATTCCGTGTTTTCCTGATGGGACCACCTGTAGGTAAAAAGTTCAAAGTTTCGGATTTGTATAAAAAATATGAATGTGACCAAATAAAAGTAGGAGCTAAAATTTTAGAAGTTACTAATAGTTATATATCTATTGAAGAAAAAACAACATCAAATTAATAATTATATCGTAGAAATAAATAATTTGACTAACTTAATAAACTAGGCTTGGGGAATTTATGAAACCCAAGCTTTTTTATTTTATTGAAACTATGGAGAAGATTATTTATATATTAAATAAGTAAATTGAGCTTGATAACTCTATAAGATTTAAATCTTTTTTATCCTTTAAGCCTCGCGTCGGTTTTTTTGCGTTTCGGCACCAAATTCGGAATTTTCTCAATAAAATCAAAGGGCTTTGTAGATATTCATTATTTAGCTTTACATAAATCTTTGATTTTGTTGAATTAGTTAAGAAAAAAATGACTTTTTTCGAGAAAAACGAACCGAGGTCTATAAGTAATTAACTAATTTTTTTCAGTAACTCAAAACAGGAATACAATAAAACAGGGAGGTATTAAAATGTATAAAGAATATAGAAGGTGTGGGAAAGGTAACGAGTATTTTTGCGACTTGGACAGGAGGTTTAAATGTACTGTATATTGCCCAAGACATAAAGACTATGGTAAAGAACCCGACAGAAGTTTAACTCAAAGGGAGGTTATAAGAGGTATTATATTTATAGGTGTTTTATGTTTAATTTTATACTAATATAAGAGGAGCTTTAGGCTCTTTTTTTTTATACCCACACATTTATAAAAAGCCGTCTTTTATTTTTAGCTACTCCAATGTTCCTGATCCTTGCTATAATTTCTTATAACCCCCTTTATATAGTTTAGTATAATTTATAAATATGGTTATTTTTATAATGGGTTCATAGTGCTAGAGGAGGAGAAAAAGTTATAGTATTGATTATGAAAAAAAAAATTATTTTAGAATTAGTCAAAAAATATTACAGCTTGAAAAGTAAAAAATATGTCTGTGTTGCCACTATAGACGATATCAGCCTTATCGTAAGCTAAAAGTTGTCTATCTAATTTTTGCTCTACTGTTGAAACCCTAACATAATACTTTATCATATAAAACTCCTTTTGTACTATTAAATATTAATTTAATTTATGATACAATAGATATGTAGAAAAAGCAAGAAAAACAGTGTAAATAGGATCTATTTTATATAAATTACTATGTATTATCTATACTCTAGTCTAGATACAACACATACAAACAATAGAAAAGAGAATCCACTAGGACTCTCTTTTCTTTATAATTATTTTTTATAAATTTCACTTCTATGGTCTACTTCCAGAACTAATAGGGTTTCTGTCAG
The Cetobacterium sp. 8H DNA segment above includes these coding regions:
- a CDS encoding recombinase family protein, yielding MIKYYVRVSTVEQKLDRQLLAYDKADIVYSDKVSGKDKERPQLKIMLEGLQKDDVVVVKSLDRLSRSTMDLLEIAKDIEDKGATLKVLDKDIDTGTAIGKFFLTIIGAVAELERENINQRVREGVAIAKAEGKYKGRKKGSIELKGDSLNRFKMFYNKGFNKTELSKEFGVPRATIYRWEKVLKERGEL
- a CDS encoding MerR family DNA-binding transcriptional regulator — translated: MKEYLTIGDVSKLKGVSVKSLRYYADLGILVPAYINKETGYRYYKPHQLIIVDLICFCIGLDIPLKNFHNYIKENNVIDVENIIADGRVITQQKIAELTRNLCNIESASKYLTVNQEINNHIKQYSHNYNERFFLVKPWNHNCTDMSNFITQITNLYQKSKSYNLKITYNHGILRHFHKKGNESFIFLEVNKPDVLTSDFMIIPKGIYACEFFFNENIFKAEEKYFKSNQFSNGSLVITREVYQAKIESYTTPFEVQVFTLQ
- a CDS encoding MATE family efflux transporter, producing the protein MTNNKQFYNYVIPSIGSMLVIGLYFVVDGMFVGRGVGINGLAAVNLATPFISILTSVTMMITMGGATIASIYLGMTEHKKANNTFNTSMQLTILFATAMSIISIFFSTKIAQMLGASQILVNDTAIYIKYYVAFGIFFCSSMTLSAFVRNDGNPNLAFWGMIIGALSNIFLDWLFIFPFQMGLIGAAIASGLGQLLSCLILLTHFIFKKGVLRFAIPIKEKGLITQIIKVGTPEFITQSGRSITVLCYNLVVLDMLGEIGLSAFSVISYLIIIIIALFLGVAQGIQPLLSRSFGQNEKAKETFFFRKGLKLNILLSLIIYIIMIFFGENIISLFNSDSEMIRIAYNCIIIYGGSFVFAAINIVYTTYFLATKRTMPAIVIAILRSVVFNTIFIFLMPTLLGKQGIWLGIIVVEVFVMIVSLVWYKKILLIKTSKQMLNWSYQSKS